From a single Hymenobacter sp. YIM 151500-1 genomic region:
- a CDS encoding zinc dependent phospholipase C family protein, whose amino-acid sequence MSVKIDDTGGWWAGGGAQENSFAGLWLSLIDSRVALSELRTAILPTTSLNDQKPTGGITSAFLLTYLFPRMMKWMIGCVAALLWLSSRPAAAYSVLTHQANIDSAWQRSLVPLLQGRYPGATDDQLNTAKSYAYGGSILQDMGYYPFGSELFTNLTHYVRSGDFVRALLDEAQDRNEYAFALGALAHYAADISGHPEGTNRAMPSVYPELGARFGPSITYEQAPVQHTQLEFAFDVVQVAAGRYRSSDYQRFIGFEVSKPVLERAFLKTYGLELGQVVFNVDLAIGSFRFAVRSLIPIASRAAWQSQRKEIRRLSPRARRREYVYRQSERAYRREFGTTYEHPGTGARMLSYVVRVLPKIGPLKPFAFTLPTPEAQELFKASFSSVMQNYRRLASQEPRAVTTPGPRLPNTDFDTGQPTKLGEYALTDETYGEWLRKLADKKFEYLTPAQQQHLLSFFDSSRAAPVDEEEKKKYQQTQEALHQLRTAKTR is encoded by the coding sequence ATGTCGGTAAAGATAGACGATACGGGTGGTTGGTGGGCTGGGGGTGGGGCCCAGGAGAATAGCTTCGCCGGCCTCTGGCTCTCCCTCATCGACAGTCGGGTGGCGTTGAGCGAACTGCGCACAGCCATCTTGCCCACGACCTCGTTAAACGACCAAAAGCCAACCGGCGGCATCACGTCGGCATTTCTCTTGACCTATCTTTTTCCACGCATGATGAAGTGGATGATAGGGTGCGTGGCGGCTCTGTTGTGGCTGAGCTCGCGCCCGGCCGCTGCCTACTCCGTGCTCACGCACCAGGCCAACATCGACTCGGCGTGGCAACGCAGCCTAGTGCCCCTGCTGCAAGGGCGCTACCCCGGCGCCACCGACGACCAGCTCAACACGGCCAAAAGCTACGCCTACGGCGGCTCCATTCTGCAAGACATGGGCTACTACCCCTTTGGCTCCGAACTGTTTACCAACCTGACCCATTACGTGCGCTCCGGTGACTTCGTGCGCGCCCTGCTCGACGAGGCCCAGGACCGCAACGAGTATGCCTTTGCCCTGGGCGCCCTGGCCCACTACGCCGCTGACATCAGCGGCCACCCCGAGGGCACCAACCGCGCCATGCCTTCGGTGTACCCCGAGCTGGGAGCCAGGTTTGGGCCCAGCATCACCTACGAGCAAGCTCCCGTGCAGCACACCCAGCTGGAGTTTGCCTTCGACGTGGTGCAGGTGGCGGCCGGGCGCTACCGCAGCAGCGACTACCAGCGCTTCATTGGGTTTGAGGTGAGCAAGCCGGTACTGGAGCGGGCGTTTCTGAAAACTTACGGCCTGGAGCTGGGACAAGTGGTGTTCAATGTGGACCTGGCCATCGGCTCATTTCGGTTTGCCGTGCGCAGCCTCATTCCCATTGCCAGTCGGGCCGCTTGGCAAAGTCAGCGAAAGGAAATCCGTCGCCTGAGCCCCCGCGCCCGGCGGCGCGAGTACGTGTACCGGCAGAGTGAGCGGGCTTACCGCCGGGAGTTCGGCACCACCTACGAGCATCCCGGCACGGGGGCCCGGATGCTGTCATACGTGGTGCGCGTGCTGCCCAAAATCGGGCCGCTTAAGCCGTTTGCCTTCACCCTGCCCACGCCCGAAGCTCAGGAGCTGTTCAAGGCCAGTTTCAGCTCCGTGATGCAGAACTACCGCCGTCTGGCCAGCCAGGAACCCCGTGCCGTCACCACTCCGGGTCCTCGCCTGCCCAATACCGACTTCGACACCGGCCAGCCTACCAAGCTGGGCGAGTACGCCCTCACCGATGAAACCTACGGAGAGTGGCTACGCAAGTTGGCCGACAAAAAATTTGAGTACCTGACACCGGCTCAGCAGCAGCACTTGCTTTCCTTTTTCGACAGCTCCCGCGCCGCCCCGGTGGATGAGGAAGAAAAGAAAAAGTACCAGCAAACCCAGGAGGCCCTGCACCAACTGCGAACCGCCAAGACAAGGTAG
- a CDS encoding efflux RND transporter permease subunit — MLAQIIAASIRNKLLVALLVLGLVGWGGYAAVHLPLDAIPDVTNNQVQVITQAPALAAQEVEQLLTVPLELSLRTVPGVTEIRSTSRFGLSVITVVFDDDIPTLHTRQLVAEKLRTAEADLGPGLGRPEMAPITTGLGEIYQYTLAVQPAYAGRYSLARLREVQDWLVKRQLAGVPGVVDVSSFGGYVRQYEVSVNPEQLSASGVSMAELYAALEAGNANTGGSYLERGPNAYFIRGEGRAATLQDVGSMVVKHTPGGTPLLVRDVATVRFGHAVRYGAMTQNGRGEVVGGIVLMLKGASSEQTIRAVKQRVQEINRQLPPGLEVRPFLDRTKLIDKAIRTVSENLLEGGLIVVLVLLVLLGNWRAGLVVASMIPLCMLFALGLMHTFEVSANLMSLGALDFGLLVDGAVIIVEAMIFHLVHLRAQAAQETMDEVAHSAATRMMRSALFGQLIILIVYLPILALTGIEGKMFRPMALTVSFAIVGAMLLCLTYVPAVAAWALRKDLKEEGTLADRLMRRLYGLYAPVLGGALRRRGLVVGLALGLLALAGGLFARLGGEFVPQLDEGDFAMYLGLRPGSSLSQTIQTTTQVQQRLLKQFPEVVQVVGKIGTSEIPTDPMSLEDADLIIVLKDQREWTSAGSREELASRMSEALSDVPGVNLEFQQPIQMRFNELISGVKSDISIKIYGDDLDLLYEKANEAAALIRPLAGVGDLRVEQIAALPQLRVTYNRAKLAQYGLRVEDVNTLLRASFAGEVAGQVYEGERRFDLVVRLDSLHRRGLQDLRRLYVDGPGGQKIPLEEVAAVDYRNAPVQVSRDDARRRINIGVNVRQRDVESLVADIQQQLTARLRLPPGYEVRYGGQFENLQQAKSRLAVAVPVALALIFALLFLSFRSVKQALLIFTGIPLAAIGGVLALWLRDMPFSISAGVGFIALFGVAVLNGIVLVASLNELALLGVEDVHERARRATAERFRPVLLTAAVASLGFLPMALSTSAGAEVQKPLATVVVGGLISATLLTLVVLPVLYTLVTKDGELAGSE; from the coding sequence ATGCTTGCACAGATTATTGCGGCCAGCATCCGCAACAAGCTGCTGGTGGCCCTGCTGGTGCTGGGCCTGGTGGGCTGGGGCGGCTACGCGGCCGTGCACCTGCCCCTGGATGCCATTCCCGACGTCACCAACAACCAGGTGCAGGTTATTACTCAGGCCCCGGCCCTGGCGGCCCAGGAGGTGGAGCAGCTGCTCACCGTGCCCCTGGAGCTGAGCTTGCGCACCGTGCCGGGCGTCACGGAAATCCGCTCCACGTCGCGCTTTGGGCTGTCGGTGATTACCGTGGTGTTCGACGACGATATTCCCACTCTGCACACCCGGCAGCTGGTGGCCGAAAAGCTGCGCACCGCCGAAGCCGACCTCGGCCCCGGCCTGGGCCGCCCCGAAATGGCGCCCATCACCACCGGCCTGGGCGAAATCTACCAGTACACGCTGGCCGTGCAGCCCGCCTACGCCGGGCGCTACTCCCTGGCCCGCCTGCGCGAGGTGCAGGACTGGCTGGTGAAGCGCCAGCTGGCGGGCGTGCCGGGCGTGGTGGACGTGAGCAGCTTCGGGGGCTATGTGCGCCAGTACGAGGTGAGCGTGAACCCCGAGCAGCTAAGCGCCAGCGGGGTGAGCATGGCCGAGCTGTACGCGGCCCTGGAAGCCGGCAACGCCAACACCGGCGGCTCCTATCTGGAGCGGGGCCCCAACGCCTACTTTATCCGGGGCGAGGGCCGGGCCGCTACCTTGCAGGACGTGGGCAGCATGGTGGTGAAGCACACGCCCGGCGGCACGCCCCTGCTGGTGCGCGACGTGGCCACCGTGCGCTTCGGGCACGCCGTGCGCTACGGGGCCATGACCCAGAACGGCCGCGGCGAGGTGGTGGGCGGCATCGTGCTCATGCTCAAAGGCGCCTCCTCGGAGCAGACCATCCGGGCCGTGAAGCAGCGGGTGCAGGAAATCAACCGCCAGCTGCCGCCCGGCCTGGAGGTACGCCCCTTCCTCGACCGCACCAAGCTCATCGATAAAGCCATTCGCACGGTAAGCGAGAACCTGCTGGAGGGCGGGCTGATTGTGGTGCTGGTGCTGCTGGTGCTACTCGGCAACTGGCGGGCCGGGCTGGTGGTGGCCTCCATGATTCCGCTGTGCATGCTGTTTGCCCTGGGGCTGATGCACACGTTTGAGGTGTCGGCCAACCTGATGAGCCTGGGCGCCCTCGACTTCGGGCTGCTAGTGGATGGGGCCGTGATTATTGTGGAGGCCATGATTTTCCACCTCGTGCACCTGCGGGCTCAGGCCGCGCAGGAAACCATGGATGAGGTAGCCCACTCGGCCGCCACCCGCATGATGCGCTCCGCCTTGTTCGGGCAGCTCATCATCCTGATAGTGTACCTGCCCATTCTGGCTCTCACTGGCATTGAGGGCAAGATGTTCCGGCCCATGGCCCTGACCGTGAGCTTCGCCATTGTGGGGGCCATGCTCTTGTGCCTCACCTACGTGCCGGCCGTGGCCGCCTGGGCGTTGCGCAAAGACCTCAAAGAGGAAGGCACCCTGGCCGACCGGCTGATGCGCCGCCTGTACGGCCTCTACGCCCCCGTGCTGGGCGGGGCCCTGCGGCGGCGCGGCCTGGTGGTGGGCCTGGCCCTGGGCCTGCTGGCCCTGGCCGGCGGATTGTTTGCCCGCCTGGGCGGCGAGTTTGTGCCCCAGCTCGACGAGGGCGACTTTGCCATGTACCTGGGCCTGCGGCCGGGCTCCTCGCTCAGCCAAACCATTCAGACTACCACCCAAGTGCAGCAGCGCCTGCTGAAGCAGTTTCCTGAGGTGGTGCAAGTGGTGGGCAAAATCGGCACTTCTGAAATTCCCACCGACCCCATGAGCCTGGAAGACGCCGACCTGATTATTGTGCTCAAAGACCAGCGCGAGTGGACCTCGGCCGGCTCGCGCGAGGAGCTGGCCTCCCGCATGAGCGAGGCCCTTTCTGACGTGCCCGGCGTAAACCTGGAATTTCAGCAGCCCATTCAAATGCGCTTCAACGAGCTGATTTCAGGAGTAAAATCCGATATCAGCATCAAGATTTACGGCGACGACCTGGACCTGCTCTACGAAAAGGCCAACGAAGCCGCGGCCCTTATTCGCCCCCTGGCCGGGGTGGGCGACCTGCGCGTGGAGCAGATTGCGGCCCTGCCCCAGCTGCGCGTGACGTATAACCGCGCCAAGCTGGCCCAGTACGGCCTGCGCGTCGAGGACGTGAACACCCTGCTGCGGGCCTCGTTTGCGGGCGAAGTGGCCGGGCAGGTGTACGAAGGCGAGCGGCGCTTCGACCTAGTGGTGCGCCTCGACAGCCTGCACCGCCGCGGCCTTCAGGACCTGCGCCGCCTGTACGTGGACGGGCCGGGCGGCCAGAAAATCCCCCTGGAGGAAGTGGCCGCCGTGGACTACCGCAACGCCCCCGTGCAGGTGTCGCGCGACGATGCCCGCCGCCGCATCAACATCGGCGTGAACGTGCGCCAGCGCGACGTGGAAAGCCTGGTGGCCGACATCCAGCAGCAGCTCACGGCCCGCCTGCGCCTGCCCCCCGGCTACGAGGTGCGCTACGGCGGGCAGTTCGAGAACCTCCAGCAAGCCAAAAGTCGCCTGGCCGTGGCCGTGCCGGTGGCCCTGGCCCTGATTTTCGCCCTGCTCTTTCTGTCGTTTCGGTCGGTGAAGCAGGCTTTGCTCATCTTCACGGGCATCCCGCTGGCGGCCATCGGGGGCGTGCTGGCCTTGTGGCTGCGCGACATGCCGTTCAGCATCTCGGCGGGCGTGGGCTTCATTGCCCTGTTTGGGGTGGCCGTGCTCAACGGCATCGTGCTGGTGGCCAGCCTTAATGAGCTGGCCCTTTTGGGCGTTGAGGATGTGCACGAGCGGGCCCGCCGCGCCACCGCCGAGCGGTTTCGGCCAGTGCTGCTGACGGCAGCGGTGGCCTCGCTGGGCTTCTTACCCATGGCCCTGAGCACCTCGGCCGGCGCCGAGGTGCAGAAGCCTCTGGCCACTGTCGTCGTGGGCGGGCTGATTTCCGCCACCCTGCTCACGCTGGTCGTGTTGCCCGTACTCTACACGCTGGTAACGAAAGATGGTGAGCTGGCTGGTAGTGAGTAA
- a CDS encoding TolC family protein, whose product MLRVFFAFLCFLLPALAQAQTTLRTLPPPTPAAPPGGPLTLTTALQTGLGQSLLLQTGALEVERQRALGRTAYDLPRTVLDYQVGQISGPLRDYSFNLVQQVAFPAVYGAQRRLLNGQVLAAEQRVRVQRRELALRISLTYYELLLNYQQAAVLRRQDSLYRRAARAARIRYQVGETNRLEQVSAEARLRELQQRLRLTLTDVQVQRQQLGVLLNLGQPATIDTAAAPLAPAPDSVALAADNNPTLALLIQEVAVSRQLTRVEELRRLPDLRAGYFYQTINQERGFQVAQAGIALPLVGGAQKNRIRAARLGEQAAEAQLNYVQAQLSGQLLTLRQQLSRARASVAYYRQTALPQAQLVLSTAEKSFRAGDIDYVEYVVNTEPAWQIQQAYLTQLRQYNELALTLSSLTSPDSP is encoded by the coding sequence ATGCTCCGCGTTTTCTTCGCCTTTCTCTGCTTCCTCCTACCCGCCCTAGCTCAGGCCCAAACTACCCTGCGGACCTTGCCGCCACCCACGCCGGCCGCGCCGCCGGGCGGGCCGCTGACGTTGACGACGGCCCTGCAAACCGGCCTCGGCCAGAGCCTGCTGCTGCAAACCGGCGCCCTGGAAGTGGAACGCCAGCGGGCCCTGGGCCGTACCGCCTACGACCTGCCCCGCACCGTGCTCGACTACCAAGTGGGCCAGATTTCGGGGCCGCTGCGCGACTACAGCTTCAACCTGGTGCAGCAAGTGGCGTTTCCGGCGGTGTACGGGGCCCAGCGCCGCCTGCTCAATGGCCAAGTGCTGGCCGCCGAGCAGCGGGTGCGGGTGCAGCGCCGGGAGTTGGCCCTGCGCATCAGCCTGACGTACTACGAGCTGCTGCTCAATTACCAGCAGGCCGCCGTGCTGCGCCGCCAGGACAGCCTCTACCGCCGGGCCGCCCGCGCGGCCCGCATCCGCTACCAGGTGGGCGAAACCAACCGCCTGGAGCAGGTGTCGGCTGAGGCGCGGCTGCGGGAGCTGCAACAGCGCCTGCGCCTGACCCTCACCGACGTGCAGGTGCAGCGCCAGCAGCTGGGCGTGCTGCTCAACCTCGGCCAGCCGGCCACCATCGACACCGCCGCCGCCCCGCTGGCCCCCGCTCCCGACTCCGTAGCCCTGGCCGCCGACAACAATCCAACCCTGGCCCTGCTAATCCAGGAAGTAGCCGTGAGCCGCCAGCTGACCCGCGTGGAGGAGCTGCGTCGCCTGCCCGACCTGCGGGCCGGGTATTTCTACCAGACCATCAACCAGGAGCGCGGCTTTCAGGTGGCCCAGGCCGGTATTGCCCTGCCGCTGGTGGGCGGAGCCCAGAAAAACCGCATCCGGGCGGCCCGCCTCGGCGAGCAGGCCGCCGAGGCCCAGCTGAACTACGTGCAAGCTCAGCTCAGCGGCCAGCTGCTTACGCTGCGTCAGCAGTTGAGCCGCGCCCGCGCCTCGGTGGCCTACTACCGGCAAACCGCGCTGCCCCAGGCCCAACTGGTGCTCAGCACCGCCGAAAAAAGCTTCCGGGCCGGCGACATCGACTACGTGGAGTACGTGGTGAACACCGAGCCCGCCTGGCAGATTCAGCAGGCTTACCTGACCCAGCTGCGCCAGTACAACGAACTGGCCCTCACCCTCAGCTCCCTCACTAGCCCCGACAGTCCATAG
- a CDS encoding efflux RND transporter periplasmic adaptor subunit: MLLTTAALLTACQSRPEAGASAAPAEAARPAASSPNQVQLTPAQAEAAGLELGSFTWQNVASAVRASGVVDVPPQHRASISAVLGGYVHTVAVLPGQAVRRGGTVAVLRHPDYIKLQQDYLQTKARVTFLQQEQRRQQVLNAEDVGARRKLEQAESELRSETARLRATAAQLRLLGLSLARLDRGTIVPEVPLVSPIGGYVTEVRINPGQYVNPQDVLVEVVNRSDLHLELQVFERDIARVRNGQRILFTLPSRGSAEQLTARVFLVGKAFDAEKRTVSVHAHLEPPGTDVLPGQYVTAQIQTDGTRQRTLPEDALIQAGDISYIFARTSTSPLTFGRYPVRATPTPSGEVAVVPLEPIADTTHLVRRGAYFLDAELRKGQDEEE, encoded by the coding sequence TTGCTTCTTACAACCGCGGCGCTGCTCACGGCCTGCCAGTCGCGGCCCGAGGCGGGGGCTTCGGCGGCGCCGGCTGAGGCTGCCCGGCCGGCGGCTTCCTCCCCCAATCAGGTGCAGCTAACGCCGGCCCAGGCCGAGGCGGCGGGGCTGGAGTTGGGTTCGTTTACCTGGCAGAATGTGGCTTCGGCCGTGCGGGCTTCGGGGGTGGTGGATGTGCCGCCCCAGCACCGGGCGTCCATCAGCGCGGTGCTGGGTGGCTACGTGCACACCGTGGCGGTGCTGCCCGGCCAGGCCGTGCGCCGGGGCGGCACCGTGGCCGTGCTCCGCCACCCCGACTACATCAAGCTCCAGCAGGACTATTTGCAGACCAAGGCCCGCGTTACGTTTTTGCAGCAGGAGCAGCGCCGCCAGCAGGTGCTGAACGCCGAAGACGTGGGCGCCCGCCGCAAGCTGGAGCAAGCCGAAAGTGAGCTACGCTCCGAAACCGCCCGGCTCCGCGCCACCGCGGCCCAGCTACGCCTGCTCGGCCTGTCTCTGGCTCGCCTCGACCGAGGTACCATCGTGCCGGAGGTGCCGCTAGTGTCGCCGATTGGGGGATACGTGACGGAAGTGCGCATCAACCCCGGCCAGTACGTAAACCCGCAAGATGTGCTGGTGGAAGTAGTGAACCGCTCCGACCTGCATCTGGAGCTACAAGTGTTTGAGCGTGATATTGCCCGCGTCCGGAATGGCCAGCGCATCCTGTTTACGCTACCCAGCCGGGGCAGCGCCGAGCAGCTCACGGCCCGCGTGTTTTTGGTGGGCAAGGCCTTCGACGCCGAGAAGCGCACCGTGAGCGTGCACGCCCACCTGGAGCCGCCCGGCACCGATGTGCTGCCCGGCCAGTACGTCACCGCCCAGATTCAAACCGACGGCACCCGCCAGCGCACCCTCCCCGAAGACGCCCTCATCCAGGCCGGCGACATCAGCTACATCTTCGCCCGCACCAGCACCTCTCCACTCACCTTTGGCCGCTACCCCGTTCGCGCCACCCCCACGCCCAGCGGCGAAGTAGCCGTCGTCCCGCTTGAGCCCATTGCCGACACCACTCACCTGGTCCGGCGCGGCGCATACTTCTTGGATGCCGAGCTGAGGAAAGGCCAGGACGAGGAGGAGTAG
- a CDS encoding PAS domain-containing protein, with the protein MNSESTSNYERLHTAVEAAGIGTWDLNLLTGELLWSDRCKELFGLPPTATVDYARFLAGLHPDDRARTDAVVAQALDPAGTGEYDIEYRTVGLEDGGRLRWVRATGRVFFNEDRTQALRFIGTITDITEAKRRSLHLQRLLESDVIGVLFWDLNSSRVLDANDQYLRLIGYTREELQAGLVDWRALTPPEGMAEEERIIAELRRTGTHRPFEKEYVLRDGRRVPVLLAGSLLEPGGTEGVSFCLDSSEQKSTAARLAASEQEFRMVTEYIPQLVWLTDPTGFHTYFNQRWIDFTGYTLKDSIGSDMWNNLLHPDDRQRARQRWGHSLATGEFYEIEYRFKAKDDSYRWFLGQALPVRDEAGYIVKWFGTCTDIHDQKLQEFALREREAEFMTLANAIPQLAWMADETGSIFWYNDRWFRFTGTTLDQMRGWGWQQVHDPNHVERVTEGFRAAVASGEKWEDTFPLRRHDGEYRWFLSRALPVHNEAGQVVRWCGTNTDVTEQKQLQDQLERAYSDLEAKVMFRTLDLEREVQELRRRLGE; encoded by the coding sequence ATGAACTCCGAAAGCACCAGCAATTACGAGCGTTTGCACACCGCAGTGGAAGCCGCCGGCATCGGCACTTGGGACCTCAACCTCCTGACCGGGGAGCTGCTCTGGTCGGACCGCTGCAAGGAGCTGTTTGGGCTGCCGCCTACCGCCACGGTCGACTACGCCCGCTTTCTGGCCGGCCTGCACCCCGACGACCGGGCCCGCACCGATGCTGTGGTAGCCCAGGCGCTTGACCCGGCCGGCACGGGCGAGTACGACATTGAATACCGCACGGTGGGCCTGGAAGACGGTGGCCGGCTGCGCTGGGTGCGGGCCACGGGCCGGGTGTTCTTCAACGAAGACCGCACCCAGGCCCTGCGCTTCATCGGCACCATCACCGACATCACCGAAGCCAAGCGCCGCAGCCTGCACTTGCAGCGCCTGCTGGAGTCGGACGTGATTGGGGTGCTGTTCTGGGACCTGAACAGCAGCCGCGTGCTCGACGCCAACGACCAGTACCTGCGCCTGATTGGCTACACCCGCGAAGAGCTGCAAGCCGGCCTCGTCGACTGGAGGGCCCTTACTCCGCCCGAAGGCATGGCCGAGGAGGAGCGCATTATTGCAGAGCTGCGGCGTACGGGCACGCACCGGCCGTTTGAGAAAGAGTATGTGCTGCGCGACGGCCGGCGGGTGCCGGTGCTGCTGGCCGGCTCCCTGCTGGAGCCCGGCGGTACCGAGGGCGTATCGTTCTGCCTCGATAGCAGCGAGCAGAAAAGCACCGCTGCCCGCCTGGCGGCCAGTGAGCAGGAGTTCCGCATGGTTACCGAGTACATTCCGCAGCTGGTGTGGCTGACCGACCCCACGGGCTTCCACACCTACTTCAACCAGCGCTGGATTGACTTTACGGGCTACACCCTTAAGGACAGCATCGGGTCCGATATGTGGAACAACCTGCTGCACCCCGACGACCGGCAGCGGGCCCGGCAGCGCTGGGGCCACTCGCTGGCTACGGGCGAGTTTTACGAAATCGAGTACCGCTTCAAGGCCAAAGACGACTCCTACCGCTGGTTCCTGGGCCAGGCCCTGCCCGTGCGCGACGAGGCCGGCTACATCGTGAAGTGGTTTGGCACCTGCACCGACATTCACGACCAAAAGCTCCAGGAGTTTGCCCTGCGGGAGCGGGAAGCGGAGTTTATGACCCTGGCCAACGCCATTCCGCAACTGGCCTGGATGGCCGACGAAACCGGTAGCATCTTCTGGTACAACGACCGGTGGTTTCGCTTCACGGGCACTACGCTGGACCAGATGCGTGGCTGGGGCTGGCAGCAAGTCCACGACCCCAACCACGTGGAGCGCGTGACAGAGGGCTTCCGGGCCGCCGTGGCGAGCGGTGAAAAGTGGGAGGACACCTTCCCCCTGCGCCGCCACGACGGCGAGTACCGCTGGTTCTTGAGCCGCGCCCTGCCCGTGCACAACGAGGCCGGCCAGGTAGTGCGCTGGTGCGGCACTAACACCGATGTAACCGAGCAAAAGCAGCTCCAGGACCAGCTGGAGCGCGCCTATTCCGACCTCGAAGCCAAAGTCATGTTCCGCACCCTGGACCTGGAGCGCGAAGTCCAGGAGCTGCGCCGGCGACTTGGAGAGTAG
- a CDS encoding YihY/virulence factor BrkB family protein — MRLPVRRYRLPDVRRGRRYRRFIVWLKRLRFNGGQASVYDVVDRLLQEIKLDGIAKRASYMAFNFTIAIFPTIIFLFTLIPYIPVPNLNQDILQFLADLIPREMYVAISGTIEDIVNIPHGGLLSFGFATALVLSSNGIMALLDAFEKKYPTFKKRTYVRKRVIATLLTVVLSSVLLFAVAGIFFGTYIIDALVYHEIVPERLTNQLIALLRYGSVVGLFLLTTSLVYYYVPPVHRKWRFVSAGSVVATLLIFLVSFLFILYIKIFDSYNHFYGSIGTLVGFMVWLDFVCMTLILGFEVNVSIDVVTGQQRRVPHPA, encoded by the coding sequence ATGCGCCTCCCTGTTCGCCGGTATCGGTTGCCGGATGTGCGGCGCGGCCGCCGCTACCGCCGCTTTATTGTGTGGCTCAAGCGCCTGCGCTTCAACGGTGGGCAGGCCTCGGTGTACGATGTGGTAGACCGGCTTTTGCAGGAAATCAAGCTGGATGGTATTGCCAAGCGGGCTTCTTACATGGCCTTCAACTTCACCATTGCCATCTTCCCCACCATCATCTTCTTGTTCACGCTCATTCCTTACATCCCCGTTCCGAACCTGAACCAGGACATTCTACAGTTCCTGGCCGATTTGATTCCGCGGGAGATGTACGTGGCTATTTCCGGTACCATTGAGGACATCGTGAACATTCCGCATGGCGGGCTACTCTCGTTTGGTTTTGCCACGGCCCTGGTGCTCAGCTCCAACGGCATCATGGCCCTGCTCGACGCGTTTGAGAAAAAGTACCCCACGTTTAAAAAGCGTACGTACGTGCGTAAGCGCGTCATTGCTACGCTGCTGACGGTGGTGCTGTCGTCGGTGCTGCTGTTTGCGGTGGCGGGCATTTTCTTCGGTACTTACATCATTGATGCGCTGGTGTACCACGAAATCGTGCCTGAGCGGCTAACCAACCAGCTTATTGCCCTGTTGCGCTACGGCTCGGTGGTGGGGCTGTTCCTGCTCACGACCAGCCTGGTGTACTACTACGTGCCGCCGGTGCACCGCAAGTGGCGGTTCGTGTCGGCGGGGTCGGTGGTAGCTACGCTGCTGATTTTCCTGGTGTCGTTTCTGTTCATTCTCTACATCAAGATTTTCGACTCCTACAACCACTTCTATGGCTCCATTGGCACGCTGGTGGGCTTTATGGTGTGGCTGGATTTCGTGTGCATGACCCTGATTCTGGGCTTTGAAGTCAACGTCAGCATTGACGTGGTAACCGGGCAGCAACGCCGGGTACCGCACCCCGCGTAG
- a CDS encoding acyl-CoA thioesterase, with protein MYQSDTHIRVRYAETDQMGYVYHGNYAAYFEVCRTEAFRQLGISYKDLEADGVGMPVGELRTRFRRPARYDDLLTVRLLLKQPAEGSRVLFEYEIYNEAQELLTEGHTLMVFVSMTTGRPVPVPQHIQAKLAPYFTDDETAGPLTPPKTPADAPAPAAFLKK; from the coding sequence ATGTATCAATCCGACACCCACATCCGCGTGCGGTACGCCGAGACGGACCAAATGGGGTACGTGTATCACGGCAACTACGCGGCCTACTTTGAGGTGTGCCGCACCGAGGCGTTCCGGCAGCTGGGCATCAGCTACAAAGACCTGGAAGCCGATGGCGTGGGGATGCCGGTGGGAGAGCTGCGGACCCGCTTCCGCCGCCCCGCCCGCTACGACGACTTGCTCACGGTACGCCTCTTGCTGAAGCAGCCTGCCGAAGGCTCGCGGGTGCTGTTCGAGTACGAAATCTACAACGAGGCCCAGGAACTGCTCACCGAAGGCCACACGTTGATGGTGTTCGTGAGCATGACTACAGGCCGCCCCGTGCCCGTGCCACAGCACATCCAGGCCAAGCTGGCTCCCTACTTCACCGACGACGAAACCGCCGGCCCCCTCACGCCCCCCAAGACGCCCGCCGATGCTCCAGCTCCCGCGGCGTTTCTGAAGAAGTGA